CAACTAGCAGTAGCTGATCTGAATAAAGCCGCTCAATCAGGTGATCTGGAAAGCATCAAGAAAACGTTTGGCGCTGCAGGTGCAAGCTGCAAAGGATGCCACGATGATTTCAAAAAGAAATAATCTGCTTATTTGGTAATCAAATAACCCACTGCGACGGCAATAGCGCTTAACAGCACCAAAGCCAGAGCACGCTGTAGACCTCCATCCTTGGAGGGTTGACCCAAGTCAGAAGGCAAATATTTTGCTTCCTCGCTTGGGTCGATTTCTTTATCGCCACTAATCATTGGCTTTATTAAATTTTCGCCTTTGTATCTCTTATAAAACCAAATCGCAGCGATATGGATCGCAATCAAGGTGTAGATCACCACTTGATTGCCTTCGTGAATTTCAGATAAAAAAGAAACTACTGCATTAGGTACGTACTTCGCTAATGGCCCCTGAAAAGCAATCTCATCATCCACAAATAAGCCGGTGAACACTTGAACACTCAAGACAAAGAGCAAAGCAAAGACCGAGAGAGCACCAATCGGGTTATGCCCCAACATGCGTGGTGACTTCCCTTGCAGGTATTCCAAAATGCCGGCGCGGGTTGGGAAAAATGAAGCAAAGCGAGCATGCCTAGAGCCTACAAAGCCCCAGATGATTCTAAATATCAACAAGGTCAAGATGCTGTAGCCAAAATAAGCATGGTATTCAATCGCGCTATCACCTAGGTTAACGCTAATTAAGCTACCAGTGATACAAAGCACCAGTAACCAGTGAAACAGGCGGATTGGCAAGTCCCAGACACGAATCGTTTTCTTCATACCTTAAGGATAAAGCACAAACTCCCTTAAACTCACTAAAACATGAACCCAAGCAAAGCCTTTAGAACCCTACTGCTCTACCGTGTTGGCGCAACACTGAGCTACCAAATTACGATGGTAGCGGTAGGTTGGCACATATATGAACTCACTAATAGCGTTGTTTCATTGGGCTTAGTGGGTTTAGCTGAGCTTGTACCCTACTTCCTGCTGGCGCTCTATGCTGGTCATGCAGTGGATCATTACTCGCGCAAATTGATTGCTGCGATTGCCTGCATGATTCATATTGCGGTTGCATTATTTCTGACAGCAATTGCCCTTAACTGGCTTACGCCACCCGTTCCCCTCATTTACACTGCGATCGCATGCATTGGAGCAGGTCGTGCTTTATTAAGGCCTTCCTATACCGCCATCTTTGGGCAGATTATTCCTAGAGAGCAATTACCACGTTACACAGCATATGCATCTTCAGCATTTCAGATTTGCGTTGTAGCAGGCCCAGGTTTGGGAGGCCTGATGATTGGTTTTGCAGGACTGGAATGGACTTATCTATTAGCGGGAGTTTGTGGCGCTATTGGTTTATATGGCATCACCTTTATTCACGCGCCCCAAGAAAAAATGAGCCAACTTTCTGGTCACTTTTTCAAAAGCTTTTTGGAAGGCTTTGAATATGTTCGTAAACATGAGTTGATTCTAGGCATCATGGCATTAGATATGTTTGCTGTTTTGTTTGGTGGTGCCGTTTCCATTCTTCCTGCTTTTGTTAAGGAAGTATTAAATGCAGGCCCAGAAGTATTAGGCATTCTGCGTGCTGCACCAGCAGCAGGCGCTGTGATCACGGGAATCTATTTAGCGAAACGACCAGTATTAACAGACTCTGGTAAACACCTCTTCTTATCGGTTGCCGGGTTTGGCTTAGCGATTATTGCCTTTGGTCTTTCCAGCCATTTATGGGTGTGTGCATTCTTCTTATTTATTTCAGGATGCTGTGATTCTGTATCAGTAGTCATTCGCGGCAGCATCATGCAACTGACAACCCCCGATCATATGCGTGGGCGCATCAGCGCCATTAACGGTATCTTTATTGGATCCTCAAATGAATTGGGTGCACTTGAATCAGGAATCGCGGCCAGCATGATGGGCTTAGTGCCTTCTATTGTCTTCGGCGGTGCAGCCACTATTGCGATCGTATTGATCACCTATCGACTTGCGCCGCACTTAAGCAAACTCCATCTCAAAGATATTTCCTAGAAATGGAATTTGGCTTGATCAAGCCTATTTGATTTCTGGTAACTCTTTTTGAATAATTTTTAAGCCCTCACGTAATGCAGACTGATAGCGCTCACGCTCTGCTTTAATAGTTTCTGCAGTCCAAGGATAAAAACCCTCTCCAGTTTTCATGCCAAACTTCCCGCTCTCAACGCGCTCACTTAAGCACCTTGCAATCGTTGAGGAATTATTCAACGTAGGATAAATCGTCGCTCCGCCAGCGGCATGGATCTCAAGACCCGCATGATCCCGCTGCATTGCTGGACCGGCGGCGATATAGCGAAAGCCAAATCCATAGCGCACCGCCTTATCAATATCCTCCGGTGTGCAAATACCTGCATCCACCATCGAGAAGGCTTCGCGTGATAAGGCATGTTGTAAGCGATTTGCCAGAAAACCTGGTAAATCTTTTTTAACGGTGACTGGCACCATACCACAAGCGGTCATGAGTCGAGTAAGGCTATCACCAACCATAGGTGAAGTCTTTGCTCCATAAATGACTTCAACACAAGGAATCAAATGTGCTGGCATGAAAAAATGTAAGCCAATCATTCGGGCGGAAGTTTTTAATCCTTCTGCAATTTGGCTAATTGGAAAGCTAGTGCTATTACTTGCAAGCACTGCTTCTGGTTTTGCATACTTCTCTAGCTTGGCAAATAATTCACGCTTAATATCCAACCGCTCTGGCACACACTCGATGACCAAATCAATATCAGCCCAATCAACCTCTTCAAGCGAGCCTGCCACAGACAATAAATGGATACGATGCTCGTAACCCAAATCTGTCATGGTGTTAACAAAATAATCTGGCAATAGCGCACGACGCTCTGTAGTCGGCTCGACCACCTGGACGGCACAACCACCCCGCGCGCAGACGGCAGCGACATCGGCGCCCATCGTACCGCCACCGACAACGACCACTTTAGTTTCAGCTGGGGTAAACAACATGACATTTTCTCCTAGAGGGGGAGGACTTTTTGCCAAAAATCCTCATACAATGGAATCATTATTCCAATAAAAAATAGAGACAGACATGATCCCCGTCAATTCGGTGCTACAGGTCGGCCATTTCCCTGAGATTATGCAGGCGGAAATTGATCGCCGCTTTACGCCTACTCGGCATCCAGATGTAAATGCCCCGCCGCCTCCAGGAAACTTCGAGGCCATCTTGGTTCGCTCCAATACAAAATTACCAGAAGCCCTTGTAAAGCAGATCCCGAGCATTAAATTGGTATCCACCTGTGGGGTTGGTTATGACAACCTACCGCTACCCTACCTAAAAGCCCATGGGATTAAGGCAAGCAATACGCCCGGCGTTCTCAATGATGCAGTCTGCGAACTTGCTATTGGCATGATGCTTAGCCTTATGCGACGCCTTCCAGAGTCTCAAGAGCATGTAAAAAGTGGCGCCTGGTCGAAAGGTCTCTTTCAACTCACCACTACCTTGGCAGGCAAACGGGTTGGCATTGCCGGCATGGGTCGTATCGGCCAAGATTTGGCGAAGCGCCTTGAACCATTTAAGGTAGAAATAGCCTACTCAGGACCTAATCCAAAGCCAGTGCCCTATACCTATTACAAAGAGGTAGTGGATTTGGCACTAGCTTGTGATGTTCTGTTCTTGGCTTGCCCGGCTTCCACTGATACGGACAACTTAATCGACGCCAAAGTTCTTGAGGCACTTGGGTCGTCATCTTATTTGATTAATATTGCGCGTGGCAGTGTTGTAAATGAAGCCGCGCTTTTATATGCACTGCAACATAAACAAATTGCAGGTGCTGCCTTGGACGTGTTTAATAATGAACCCAATCCAAATCCTGCCTTTTTGGAGCTTGATAATGTTTTACTCACGCCCCATATCGGAAGCGCTACCTTGGAAACACGGATAGCAATGACGAACTTAGCTGTAGATAATTTAGAAGCCTTCTTTAAACAACAACCACTTCTTACCGAAGTTCATTATTAAATTGGAGTCAGCATGACTATCTCTTTGCATCCCTCTACTTTGCCAGCGGTGTTATCACCAGTGTTGACGCCATTTAAGGCAGACGGCAGCCCAGATGCCCAGAAACTACTAAAGCAATGTAAGTGGTTGGAGTCCAATGATGTTGGTCAAGCCGTCTTTGGCACCAACTCTGAAGCCAACTCCATGTCTGCCCCACAAAAGATGAGTACTTTGACCGCTCTCATTGAAGGTGGTTTGAATCCTGAACATATGATGCCTGGAACTGGCGCAACTTCAATTGATGCCACAGTCAACATGACACGTCATGCAGTCAATCATAAGTGTGCTGGTGTATTGATGCTGCCGCCGTTCTACTACAAAGACGTTACTGATGATGGCCTGTTTGCTTATTTCTCAGAAGTCATTCAGAAGGTAGGTAATTCAGCCTTACAAATTTATATCTACAACATTCCACCGGTTACTAAAATTAATCTTAGCCTATCACTACTGGAGCGTTTGTCAAAAGAGTATCCAAAAACAGTAGTTGGCATGAAAGATAGCTCTGGTGATTGGGCTTATACCGAATCTGTGATCAAGCTATTGGCGCCATCAGGCTTCCGCGTCTATGCTGGCAGCGAAGTCTTTTTGATGCGTACTCTGCGCGCTGGTGGCGTTGGCTGCATCTCTGCTACAGCAAACGTTAATCCTCACGCCCTTGCTGATCTTGCTGCGCACTGGAAAGACGCCAATGCAGATGAACGTCAAGCGGAGTTAGATAAGGTGCGTAGTGTGTTTGCAAAATATCAAATGATTGCCGGCATGAAAACAGCAGTTGCCCACTTTAGCAAAGATCCAGAGTGGCTGCGTGTACGCCCACCACTCATGCAATTGACAGCAGATCAACAAGCCCAGCTATTGAGCGAGTTAAAGCAAATTAACTTCAGCATGCCTGGTCTTTAATTCAAAAGATATATAGGAGACTTCCATGAAACTACTCAAAGTCATTGTTCTATCACTCAGCTTTTTGTGGGCTGGAGCACAAGCGCAAAATATTTCGATTGCGACGGGTGGTACTGGGGGCGTTTACTACCCGATGGGCGGTGGTTTAGCCTCCGTTCTCTCCAGCAAAGTACCTGGCATGTCTGCAACTGCTGAGGTAACTGGCGGTTCAGTAGATAACCTCAACCTCATCGGTACCGGCAAGCCTTATGTTGGATTTTCAATGGCTGATGCTGCAAAAGATGCGCAGGTTGGTGAAGGTAAATTTGCAGGCAAGAAAGTAGATCTTCGTACCTTGGTGGTGCTCTATCCAAACCTGATGCACGTAGTGACTGTCGATTCCACTGGAATTAAATCCATGAAAGACTTAAAAGGTAAACGCGTCAGTACTGGCGCCCCTGGAAGCGCAACCGAAGTGATGGCATTTCGTATCCTCGAAGCTGCTGGTCTTGATAAAGACAAAGATGTTAAACGTGAGCGCTTAAGTGTTGCTGAATCAGTCAATGCCGTCAAAGATCGTAAGATCGATGCATTCTTCTGGGTAGGTGGCTTACCAACAGCAGCCGTTACTGATCTTGCAAACACCCCTGGAACTAAAATCATCATGGTTGATACTAGCGATGAGGTTGCTACTATGAATAAGAAATACGGAAACCTGTATTTTGTTACCACCATTCCTAAGGCTACCTATAGCGGCATGGCAAAAGATAACAAAGTTGCGGCCGTTGCAAATATTCTAGTGGTTAATGCAAACATGCCTGACGATCAAGCCTATAAGATCGTCAAGACTATGTTTGATAACAAGCTAGAGCTGGTTCGTACTCATCAAGAGTTTATGAATGTCAGCCTAGAAAATCAAAAGACAAAATCAACACCAGTAGATTTTCACCCTGGCGCCCTGAAATACTTTAAAGAGAAAAACGTCAAATTGAATTAAAACTGCAATAGGGGTGAGTTAATCTCGCCCCTTCTGCTTTTAACGAAGTACATAAATATAAATATATAGGTTGAGACATGAATCAAAACGTCATCGATAACGAAACACAGGAAAAATTAGATGCCTTCATCAAGCAGGAGGAAGGTGACTCAAATGACTACAAAGGCTTATTAGCCAAGTTCATTACACTCGTTGCAGTGGGCATGTCTCTTTTTCATTTATACGCTGCATACTCCATCGTACCTACACAAGAGTTGCGCGTGATTCACGTGGCACTCGTTTTATTTTTAGTGTTCTTAAGCTTCCCTATTGCAACACGCTTTAAAAATCGACTGATGCCCTGGGATATCGTCTTTGCAGTGGCATCGGTAGCGATTGCGTATTACATCCTCAGCGGCGGCGATGATTTTATGGATAGAAACACTGCCCCCAACGCAACCGATGTCATGGTGGGCATTGCCTTAATTCTTCTGATTTTAGAAAGCGTGCGCAGAACCAATGGGATGATCCTAGTTAGCGTTACAGCCTTGTTTTTGCTCTACGCTCTGTTTGGCAATCATTTGCCAGCGCCTTGGACTCACAAGGGATACGATCTCGATCGCTTAGTGGGTTACATGTACATGACGCTGGAGGGAATTTACGGCACAGCAGTAGACGTGTCCGCAACCCTCATTATTCTCTTCACGATCTTTGGCGCATTCTTGCAGTTCACGGGTGCAGGCAAATTCTTCATTGACTTCTCTTTTGCAGCAATGGGTGGCAAATCCTCTGGAGTTGGTAGAACCATAGTGATGTCCTCCTTCCTCTTGGGTGGTCCATCAGGTTCGGGTGTAGCCACTACCGTGACTGTCGGCTCAGTTGCCGCACCAATGCTAGAAAAAGTTGGGTACGAGAAAAACGCTGCGGGTGGTCTTTTAGCTGCAGGGGGTCTTGGTGCCATCATTTCCCCGCCGGTATTAGGTGCTGCTGCATTCTTGATTGCCGACTTTCTAAAGATTTCTTATTTAGACGTGCTATTGATGGCCAGCATTCCGACTATCTTGTTCTACCTAGGTTTATTTGTCATGGTGGAAATCGATGTTCGCAAGTACAACATGAAGAGCATTCACTTTGAATCTACTGAGTCTGCTTGGCAGCTTACCCAGAAGTATTGGTTCCATTTCTTCTCACTCATCTCTATTGTGGTGTTTATGCTCATGGGCTTTTCACCAGTGATGTCCGTGTTCTGGGCAACAGTAGTTTCTGCTCTCTCTAGTATGTTGAGAGAAGATACCGCGATCATTCCTTGGGCCTGGTTTAAGGGCAAAGAACCAATTCTTTCCGGTTTGTATAACTCCAACCTTACCAAAGCACTAGCCTCAGGCTCTACCGGCGTTTTAGCAATTGCAGCTACTTGCGCAGGCGCTGGCTTAATCGTAGGCACAGTGACTCTGACTGGACTTGGCCTCAAATTTAGCTCGATCGTGATTCAATACGCCGGTGGCTCACTACTGCTTACGACCATCTTCACGGCTCTAGTTGTTTGGGTTGTAGGTCTAGCAGTACCAGTGACAGCGTCATACATTATTTGTGCAGTGATCGCAGCGCCTGCCCTGATTAATTTGGGTGTACCAGCGTTTGCAGCACACATGTTTATCTTTTACTACGCTGTGCTATCTGAAGTATCTCCCCCAACCGCACTATCGCCATTTGCTGCGGCTGCAATCTGCAAGGGGAATCCCTACCAAACAACTTTGCAGACTTGGAAATATGTTGCACCTGCGATCCTTGTTCCCTTCATGTTCGTGCTAGATAAATCAGGCGTCAGTTTATTGCTCATGGGATCAACCGATGCGCTTGAGCAAGCCGACTGGTTGCAAATTGCTTGGGTATCCTTTACTGCAGTTGTTGGAATCATCTGCTTGGCTGGTGGTCTACAAGGTTGGTTTATTGAGAAGACTAAAGTCTTTGAACGCATCATCATGGTGGTCTCTGGCGTTGCCTTGGCCTATCCATCTACTGAAGCAGACTTAATTGGTTTTGTGGGCTTTGCTTTGGTATTGGCTACCCAAACGATTACCCACTTCAAGCTACACCCCAGATCAACATAAGTCTTCATTTTTGATCAAAGCACCAGAAACAATAAAGCCCACAATAGCGGGCTTTATTTTGTTTTAGATCTTAGAAGATTTAAGCAATCTTGGTCCAAGCAGCTTTACCAGCATATTTCTTGATGGCATTTTCATCAAATTCAAAGCCCAGACCCGGAGTTTGATGCAAGATCAAGTCACCATTCTTAAATGTAAGTTGCTTATTAATCAATCTGCGAAAGTTGAAGACTTGATCGTCCAAGAAGAATTCTACAAAACGTGCATTTGGTGTTGAAGC
Above is a genomic segment from Polynucleobacter wuianus containing:
- a CDS encoding 3-hydroxyacyl-CoA dehydrogenase family protein, encoding MLFTPAETKVVVVGGGTMGADVAAVCARGGCAVQVVEPTTERRALLPDYFVNTMTDLGYEHRIHLLSVAGSLEEVDWADIDLVIECVPERLDIKRELFAKLEKYAKPEAVLASNSTSFPISQIAEGLKTSARMIGLHFFMPAHLIPCVEVIYGAKTSPMVGDSLTRLMTACGMVPVTVKKDLPGFLANRLQHALSREAFSMVDAGICTPEDIDKAVRYGFGFRYIAAGPAMQRDHAGLEIHAAGGATIYPTLNNSSTIARCLSERVESGKFGMKTGEGFYPWTAETIKAERERYQSALREGLKIIQKELPEIK
- a CDS encoding TRAP transporter permease — protein: MNQNVIDNETQEKLDAFIKQEEGDSNDYKGLLAKFITLVAVGMSLFHLYAAYSIVPTQELRVIHVALVLFLVFLSFPIATRFKNRLMPWDIVFAVASVAIAYYILSGGDDFMDRNTAPNATDVMVGIALILLILESVRRTNGMILVSVTALFLLYALFGNHLPAPWTHKGYDLDRLVGYMYMTLEGIYGTAVDVSATLIILFTIFGAFLQFTGAGKFFIDFSFAAMGGKSSGVGRTIVMSSFLLGGPSGSGVATTVTVGSVAAPMLEKVGYEKNAAGGLLAAGGLGAIISPPVLGAAAFLIADFLKISYLDVLLMASIPTILFYLGLFVMVEIDVRKYNMKSIHFESTESAWQLTQKYWFHFFSLISIVVFMLMGFSPVMSVFWATVVSALSSMLREDTAIIPWAWFKGKEPILSGLYNSNLTKALASGSTGVLAIAATCAGAGLIVGTVTLTGLGLKFSSIVIQYAGGSLLLTTIFTALVVWVVGLAVPVTASYIICAVIAAPALINLGVPAFAAHMFIFYYAVLSEVSPPTALSPFAAAAICKGNPYQTTLQTWKYVAPAILVPFMFVLDKSGVSLLLMGSTDALEQADWLQIAWVSFTAVVGIICLAGGLQGWFIEKTKVFERIIMVVSGVALAYPSTEADLIGFVGFALVLATQTITHFKLHPRST
- a CDS encoding dihydrodipicolinate synthase family protein, with the translated sequence MTISLHPSTLPAVLSPVLTPFKADGSPDAQKLLKQCKWLESNDVGQAVFGTNSEANSMSAPQKMSTLTALIEGGLNPEHMMPGTGATSIDATVNMTRHAVNHKCAGVLMLPPFYYKDVTDDGLFAYFSEVIQKVGNSALQIYIYNIPPVTKINLSLSLLERLSKEYPKTVVGMKDSSGDWAYTESVIKLLAPSGFRVYAGSEVFLMRTLRAGGVGCISATANVNPHALADLAAHWKDANADERQAELDKVRSVFAKYQMIAGMKTAVAHFSKDPEWLRVRPPLMQLTADQQAQLLSELKQINFSMPGL
- a CDS encoding 2-hydroxyacid dehydrogenase codes for the protein MIPVNSVLQVGHFPEIMQAEIDRRFTPTRHPDVNAPPPPGNFEAILVRSNTKLPEALVKQIPSIKLVSTCGVGYDNLPLPYLKAHGIKASNTPGVLNDAVCELAIGMMLSLMRRLPESQEHVKSGAWSKGLFQLTTTLAGKRVGIAGMGRIGQDLAKRLEPFKVEIAYSGPNPKPVPYTYYKEVVDLALACDVLFLACPASTDTDNLIDAKVLEALGSSSYLINIARGSVVNEAALLYALQHKQIAGAALDVFNNEPNPNPAFLELDNVLLTPHIGSATLETRIAMTNLAVDNLEAFFKQQPLLTEVHY
- a CDS encoding cytochrome b/b6 domain-containing protein, yielding MKKTIRVWDLPIRLFHWLLVLCITGSLISVNLGDSAIEYHAYFGYSILTLLIFRIIWGFVGSRHARFASFFPTRAGILEYLQGKSPRMLGHNPIGALSVFALLFVLSVQVFTGLFVDDEIAFQGPLAKYVPNAVVSFLSEIHEGNQVVIYTLIAIHIAAIWFYKRYKGENLIKPMISGDKEIDPSEEAKYLPSDLGQPSKDGGLQRALALVLLSAIAVAVGYLITK
- a CDS encoding MFS transporter yields the protein MNPSKAFRTLLLYRVGATLSYQITMVAVGWHIYELTNSVVSLGLVGLAELVPYFLLALYAGHAVDHYSRKLIAAIACMIHIAVALFLTAIALNWLTPPVPLIYTAIACIGAGRALLRPSYTAIFGQIIPREQLPRYTAYASSAFQICVVAGPGLGGLMIGFAGLEWTYLLAGVCGAIGLYGITFIHAPQEKMSQLSGHFFKSFLEGFEYVRKHELILGIMALDMFAVLFGGAVSILPAFVKEVLNAGPEVLGILRAAPAAGAVITGIYLAKRPVLTDSGKHLFLSVAGFGLAIIAFGLSSHLWVCAFFLFISGCCDSVSVVIRGSIMQLTTPDHMRGRISAINGIFIGSSNELGALESGIAASMMGLVPSIVFGGAATIAIVLITYRLAPHLSKLHLKDIS
- a CDS encoding TAXI family TRAP transporter solute-binding subunit — encoded protein: MKLLKVIVLSLSFLWAGAQAQNISIATGGTGGVYYPMGGGLASVLSSKVPGMSATAEVTGGSVDNLNLIGTGKPYVGFSMADAAKDAQVGEGKFAGKKVDLRTLVVLYPNLMHVVTVDSTGIKSMKDLKGKRVSTGAPGSATEVMAFRILEAAGLDKDKDVKRERLSVAESVNAVKDRKIDAFFWVGGLPTAAVTDLANTPGTKIIMVDTSDEVATMNKKYGNLYFVTTIPKATYSGMAKDNKVAAVANILVVNANMPDDQAYKIVKTMFDNKLELVRTHQEFMNVSLENQKTKSTPVDFHPGALKYFKEKNVKLN